The Juglans microcarpa x Juglans regia isolate MS1-56 chromosome 2S, Jm3101_v1.0, whole genome shotgun sequence genome has a window encoding:
- the LOC121251390 gene encoding myb-related protein 308-like yields MGRSPCCQKEHTNKGAWTKEEDELLINYIKVHGEGCWRSLPKAAGLPRCGKSCRLRWINYLRPDLKRGNFTDEEDELIIHLHNLLGNKWSLIAARLPGRTDNEIKNYWNTHIKRKLCSRGIDPQTHRPVNAATTTNVINDKISTSNSNNNNNSKSSDLFEVQNYMASFIQVPEFKNPMNDTINNANVKVRNQSAEESNSSSGVTTEEVFPELNLELSIGLPYQPQIPSPNINELKQQQKQQQQVSIQCQWYGNVSESVGRLCCHLGFQNSTQACSCEAMGRTLTADNLYRH; encoded by the exons ATGGGCAGATCTCCTTGTTGTCAGAAAGAACACACCAACAAAGGAGCATGGACCAAAGAGGAAGATGAACTCCTCATTAACTACATCAAAGTTCATGGGGAAGGCTGTTGGAGATCTCTTCCAAAAGCTGCAG GTTTGCCTAGATGTGGCAAGAGTTGCAGACTGAGGTGGATAAACTACCTCAGGCCTGATCTTAAGAGAGGAAACTTCACTGATGAGGAAGATGAACTCATCATCCACCTTCACAACTTACTTGGAAACAA ATGGTCTCTTATTGCTGCGCGCCTACCAGGAAGAACTGATAATGAGATCAAGAATTATTGGAACACACACATCAAAAGAAAGCTTTGCAGCCGTGGAATCGATCCTCAAACTCATCGTCCAGTCAACGCAGCCACCACCACAAACGTTATCAATGACAAAATAAGTACAAGCaatagcaacaacaacaacaacagtaAGAGCTCTGATCTCTTTGAAGTGCAGAATTATATGGCTTCATTCATCCAAGTGCCTGAATTCAAGAATCCAATGAATGACACTATTAATAATGCCAACGTGAAAGTCCGAAATCAATCTGCTGAAGAATCGAATAGTAGCAGTGGAGTGACCACGGAGGAAGTGTTTCCAGAACTCAACCTTGAACTCTCCATAGGGCTGCCCTATCAGCCTCAAATTCCGTCTCCCAACATAAACGAGCTGAAGCAgcaacaaaaacaacaacaacaggtTTCGATCCAGTGCCAGTGGTATGGGAATGTTAGTGAAAGTGTAGGACGTCTGTGCtgccatttagggtttcagaatAGTACTCAAGCTTGTAGCTGCGAAGCCATGGGAAGAACATTAACAGCTGACAATCTCTATAGACACTAG
- the LOC121251428 gene encoding defensin-like protein 1, whose translation MERKTFGLLFLLLIFFASREMVLRAEARVCESKSHGFRGMCARDHNCALVCRNEGFSGGNCRGFRHRCFCTKLC comes from the exons ATGGAGAGGAAAACCTTCGGGCTTTTGTTTTTACTGCTCATTTTCTTTGCTTCTC GAGAGATGGTGCTGCGTGCAGAGGCAAGGGTTTGCGAATCCAAGAGCCATGGGTTTCGGGGTATGTGCGCGAGAGACCACAACTGTGCTCTGGTATGCAGGAATGAAGGTTTCTCGGGTGGCAATTGCAGAGGATTCCGTCACCGCTGCTTTTGCACTAAGCTTTGTTGA
- the LOC121252470 gene encoding defensin-like protein 1 — protein MMIMERKSLGFFLLLLIFLASQEMIMPSEARVCESQSHKFQGTCVRDSNCGLVCKNEGFSGGKCRGFRRRCFCTKIC, from the exons atgatgatcatgGAGAGGAAATCACTTGGGTTTTTCTTGTTGCTGCTCATTTTCTTGGCTTCTC AAGAGATGATTATGCCAAGTGAGGCAAGAGTTTGCGAGTCACAGAGCCACAAGTTCCAGGGAACATGCGTGCGCGACAGCAACTGTGGTCTGGTGTGCAAGAACGAAGGTTTCTCTGGTGGCAAATGCCGAGGATTCCGTCGCCGTTGTTTCTGCACCAAAATTTGTTAA